The Microbacterium sp. LWH7-1.2 genome window below encodes:
- a CDS encoding acyl-CoA dehydrogenase family protein: MRTSSRKNGVVASFESSEILTDELLERFRARAAVHDRENTFPGDDLADLKDAGYLAILVPAELGGSGLGLAEASVLQQRLAGAAPATALAINMHLVWTGVAKVLADRGIDALRFVQEGAAAGEVFAFGISEAGNDLVLFGSGTDAAPLPDGGYSFTGTKIFTSLAPVWTQLGLHGLDTSSEDAPRMVYAFVPRSEVQAGRVVVRDDWDTLGMRGTQSRTTELRDAVAPADRIVRRLAPGPNPDPLVFGIFSVFEILLASVYTGIAHRALDLAVAAAGRRTSKRTGKAYSQDPDIRWRIADMALAYDALPPQIDALARDVDALADHGAGWFSLLAGLKHRAVTAAKQIVDEAVLVAGGSSYFSANELSRLYRDVLAGLFHPSDPESAHSTVATAWLGPLED; the protein is encoded by the coding sequence ATGCGCACATCATCGCGTAAGAATGGCGTGGTGGCGTCCTTCGAATCGAGTGAGATCCTGACCGACGAGCTGCTGGAGCGCTTCCGCGCCCGGGCTGCCGTGCACGATCGCGAGAACACGTTCCCCGGCGACGACCTCGCGGACCTGAAGGATGCCGGCTATCTCGCGATCCTCGTGCCGGCGGAGCTCGGCGGATCCGGGCTGGGGCTGGCCGAGGCATCCGTCCTCCAGCAGCGTCTCGCGGGAGCGGCCCCGGCGACGGCCCTCGCGATCAACATGCACCTGGTGTGGACCGGCGTCGCGAAGGTGCTCGCCGACCGGGGCATCGACGCGCTGCGGTTCGTGCAGGAGGGTGCAGCCGCCGGGGAGGTGTTCGCGTTCGGGATCAGCGAGGCGGGCAACGATCTGGTGCTGTTCGGGAGTGGGACGGATGCTGCGCCCCTCCCCGACGGCGGATACTCGTTCACCGGCACCAAGATCTTCACGTCGCTCGCCCCGGTGTGGACGCAGCTGGGGCTGCACGGGCTGGACACCTCATCGGAGGATGCGCCGCGCATGGTCTACGCGTTCGTGCCGCGTTCCGAGGTGCAGGCGGGCCGCGTCGTCGTGCGCGACGACTGGGACACGCTCGGCATGCGGGGCACGCAGTCGCGCACCACCGAGCTGCGCGACGCCGTGGCGCCGGCGGACCGGATCGTGCGGCGACTCGCCCCGGGACCGAACCCCGACCCGCTCGTGTTCGGCATCTTCAGCGTCTTCGAGATCCTCCTGGCGTCGGTGTACACCGGGATCGCGCACCGCGCGCTCGACCTCGCCGTCGCCGCCGCAGGCAGGCGCACCTCGAAGCGCACCGGCAAGGCGTACAGCCAGGATCCCGACATCCGCTGGCGCATCGCCGACATGGCGCTCGCGTACGACGCCCTCCCCCCGCAGATCGACGCGCTCGCCCGCGACGTCGACGCGCTCGCCGATCACGGGGCGGGGTGGTTCTCGCTGCTCGCGGGTCTCAAGCACCGGGCGGTGACGGCCGCGAAGCAGATCGTCGACGAGGCAGTGCTCGTGGCAGGCGGGTCCTCCTACTTCTCGGCGAACGAGCTGAGCCGTCTCTACCGCGACGTACTCGCGGGCCTCTTCCATCCGTCCGACCCGGAGTCCGCCCACTCCACCGTCGCGACGGCGTGGCTCGGGCCGCTCGAGGACTGA
- the nrdI gene encoding class Ib ribonucleoside-diphosphate reductase assembly flavoprotein NrdI has protein sequence MSAVVAQRVATDAPLLVYFSSVSGNTARFIEKLGARAVRIPLHSTDPALVVDEPYVLVTPTYGGGQGKGVERGAVPKQVIRFLNDERNRGLIRGVISAGNTNFGEHFCIAGDIISRKCHVPHLYRLEVFGTPEDVERVNAGLERWWEL, from the coding sequence ATGTCGGCGGTCGTGGCGCAGCGCGTCGCGACAGACGCGCCGCTGCTGGTCTACTTCTCGAGCGTGTCGGGCAACACCGCACGTTTCATCGAGAAGCTCGGCGCGCGAGCGGTCCGGATCCCGCTTCACTCGACGGATCCGGCGCTGGTGGTCGACGAGCCGTACGTCCTCGTGACACCCACCTATGGCGGAGGCCAGGGCAAGGGCGTCGAGAGGGGCGCCGTTCCGAAGCAGGTCATCCGGTTCCTCAACGACGAGCGCAACCGGGGCCTCATCCGCGGGGTCATCTCCGCGGGGAACACCAACTTCGGCGAGCACTTCTGCATCGCCGGCGACATCATCAGCCGTAAGTGTCACGTGCCGCACTTGTACCGGCTAGAGGTATTCGGCACGCCCGAAGATGTGGAACGCGTGAACGCGGGATTGGAACGATGGTGGGAACTCTGA
- the nrdF gene encoding class 1b ribonucleoside-diphosphate reductase subunit beta → MSEKLQLLDHVQAINWNRIQDDKDLEVWNRLVNNFWLPEKVPLSNDIQSWNTLTPEEQTLTMRVFTGLTLLDTIQGTVGAVSLIPDAITPHEEAVYTNIAFMESVHAKSYSSIFSTLCSTKEIDEAFRWSVENENLQKKAQIVMEYYRGDEPLKRKVASTLLESFLFYSGFYLPMHWSSRAKLTNTADLIRLIIRDEAVHGYYIGYKFQRGLETVDQAKRDEIKDYTFSLLYELYDNEVQYTQDLYDGVGLTEDVKKFLHYNANKALMNLGYEAMFPSTVTNVNPAILSALSPNADENHDFFSGSGSSYVIGKAEATEDEDWDF, encoded by the coding sequence ATGAGCGAGAAGCTCCAGCTCCTGGACCACGTCCAGGCCATCAACTGGAACCGCATCCAGGACGACAAGGACCTCGAGGTGTGGAACCGCCTCGTGAACAACTTCTGGCTGCCCGAGAAGGTGCCGCTGTCGAACGACATCCAGTCGTGGAACACGCTCACCCCCGAGGAGCAGACCCTCACGATGCGCGTGTTCACGGGGCTCACGCTCCTGGACACCATCCAGGGCACGGTGGGCGCGGTGTCGCTCATCCCGGACGCGATCACCCCGCACGAGGAGGCCGTCTACACGAACATCGCGTTCATGGAGTCGGTGCACGCGAAGTCCTACTCGTCGATCTTCTCGACGCTGTGCTCGACGAAGGAGATCGACGAGGCGTTCCGCTGGTCGGTCGAGAACGAGAACCTTCAGAAGAAGGCTCAGATCGTCATGGAGTACTACCGCGGCGACGAGCCCCTCAAGCGCAAGGTCGCCTCGACCCTGCTCGAGTCGTTCCTCTTCTACTCGGGCTTCTACCTGCCGATGCACTGGTCGAGCCGGGCGAAGCTGACCAACACGGCCGACCTCATCCGCCTCATCATCCGCGACGAGGCCGTGCACGGCTATTACATCGGCTACAAGTTCCAGCGGGGGCTCGAGACGGTCGATCAGGCCAAGCGCGACGAGATCAAGGACTACACGTTCTCGCTGCTCTACGAGCTCTACGACAACGAGGTGCAGTACACGCAGGACCTCTACGACGGCGTCGGCCTCACCGAGGACGTCAAGAAGTTCCTGCACTACAACGCCAACAAGGCCCTCATGAACCTGGGCTACGAGGCGATGTTCCCCTCGACCGTCACGAACGTGAACCCGGCGATCCTGTCGGCCCTCTCACCGAACGCCGATGAGAACCACGACTTCTTCAGCGGGTCCGGCTCGTCGTACGTCATCGGCAAGGCCGAGGCCACCGAGGACGAGGACTGGGACTTCTAG
- a CDS encoding pilus assembly protein CpaE, producing the protein MISTELALALREAGLVWHPRSGDRFQLDEPEFEADIFTVSEMTIEPREYPTGRILAFNGTTEWALDSVALEDALWLPYEHQLRELLRGAFRSLRRLPDNHEVEIVLGGQRRVFEHPEPADAYALALLELLRHLA; encoded by the coding sequence GTGATCTCGACGGAACTGGCGCTGGCTCTGCGCGAAGCTGGCCTGGTGTGGCACCCTCGCTCGGGCGACCGCTTCCAGCTCGACGAGCCGGAGTTCGAGGCGGACATCTTCACCGTGAGCGAGATGACCATCGAGCCGCGCGAGTACCCGACCGGCCGCATCCTCGCCTTCAACGGCACGACCGAGTGGGCGCTGGATTCCGTCGCCCTCGAGGACGCGCTGTGGCTGCCCTATGAGCACCAGCTGCGCGAGCTCCTGCGGGGTGCGTTCCGGTCGCTCCGTCGTCTGCCCGACAACCACGAGGTCGAGATCGTGCTCGGGGGGCAGCGACGCGTGTTCGAGCATCCCGAACCGGCGGACGCGTACGCCCTCGCCCTCCTGGAGCTGCTGCGCCACCTCGCCTGA
- a CDS encoding MFS transporter: MAGYREVLRIPGVARIIAAQLTARFPNGMISLVILLHIEGITGSYGAAGVVLAAVSIGQALAGPVTSRWMGRWGMRRVLTLTTVVAAASLTAIAFLVVPVPVYIVLGFIAGAATPPIVAAVRTIYAKMVNSTQLTALYSLDASLQEFIWILAPVLITFVATQAGTVVGLMLVVVILVAGGAWFILSPEVGRVRIPRSKRSFGKVLTRPPILLATVIGFLLIGSFAAVEASVVATFDHGGLEAGLVLAVFSIGSLAGGLTFGHLPMGRWAMARRLTVVAIGLALTALWVNVWWIGATLFLAGIGIAPALAVLSAVTTASVKFSDTAEAFGWVGTGQLIGAAAGSAVAGILIDGPGGVTAAYTSAAAFCALGLVVAIVFARGLPDLRVRGASPIPDTEPVTTIG; this comes from the coding sequence GTGGCCGGCTACCGGGAAGTTCTACGCATCCCCGGGGTGGCCCGTATCATCGCGGCTCAGCTGACGGCGCGCTTCCCCAACGGGATGATCAGCCTCGTGATCCTCCTGCACATCGAGGGGATCACCGGCTCGTACGGCGCGGCAGGCGTGGTCCTCGCTGCGGTGTCGATCGGCCAGGCACTCGCCGGCCCGGTCACGAGCCGCTGGATGGGCCGCTGGGGCATGCGCAGGGTGCTGACCCTCACCACCGTCGTGGCCGCCGCATCCCTGACCGCGATCGCGTTCCTCGTCGTCCCCGTTCCGGTCTACATCGTCCTCGGCTTCATCGCGGGCGCCGCGACGCCGCCGATCGTCGCGGCGGTGCGCACCATCTACGCCAAGATGGTCAACTCCACGCAGCTGACCGCGCTCTACTCGCTGGACGCCTCGCTGCAGGAGTTCATCTGGATCCTCGCCCCGGTGCTCATCACCTTCGTCGCGACGCAGGCCGGCACGGTCGTCGGCCTCATGCTGGTCGTGGTGATCCTGGTGGCAGGCGGCGCCTGGTTCATCCTCTCCCCCGAGGTCGGGCGCGTGCGCATCCCGCGCAGCAAGCGCTCGTTCGGCAAGGTGCTGACCCGGCCGCCGATCCTGCTGGCGACGGTGATCGGCTTCCTTCTCATCGGCTCGTTCGCCGCCGTCGAGGCGAGCGTGGTGGCGACCTTCGACCACGGCGGACTCGAGGCGGGACTCGTCCTCGCCGTCTTCTCGATCGGCAGCCTCGCCGGGGGCCTCACCTTCGGGCACCTGCCGATGGGACGCTGGGCGATGGCGCGGCGTCTGACGGTCGTGGCCATCGGGCTCGCCCTCACCGCGCTGTGGGTCAACGTGTGGTGGATCGGCGCCACGCTCTTCCTCGCCGGCATCGGCATCGCGCCGGCCCTCGCCGTGCTCTCAGCAGTCACGACCGCGAGCGTCAAGTTCAGCGACACCGCCGAGGCGTTCGGGTGGGTCGGCACGGGCCAGCTCATCGGCGCTGCGGCCGGATCGGCCGTCGCCGGCATCCTCATCGACGGCCCGGGCGGCGTCACGGCGGCGTACACGTCCGCCGCGGCGTTCTGCGCGCTGGGTCTCGTCGTCGCCATCGTGTTCGCGCGCGGCCTTCCCGACCTGCGGGTGCGCGGCGCGAGCCCCATCCCCGACACCGAGCCGGTGACGACGATCGGCTGA
- a CDS encoding TIGR00341 family protein, which produces MATLSEMLQALIPPTQRQTAAEVTEALDLGSGDRAGKRSGFLIMLTLAGIIAIAGVLTDSTATVIGAMIIAPLGTPILAIGLGIVTGHLRLVVRSILWVLLGLAIVIVLGLVFSIFVATPESLETNSQVLGRTSPSFMDLVAALATGFAGGFAMCRRDLSAVLPGVAIAISLVPPLGVVGVCAGQGLWADALGALWLFLSNVVALVIAGSIVFTLAGYARDPGSSPVADRRRAYVIVTVLAVVITVPLAVNSAVSVALARWSVAIQNATTQWLDDEGARVYGVNWSGATATVAITTDDGTTPPIDELRESLASVLPSLVGVVIDVGQGVEITVQ; this is translated from the coding sequence ATGGCGACGCTCTCGGAGATGCTCCAGGCGCTCATCCCGCCGACGCAGCGTCAGACCGCGGCGGAGGTGACCGAGGCGCTCGACCTCGGCTCGGGCGACCGCGCCGGCAAACGCAGCGGCTTCCTCATCATGCTGACGCTGGCGGGAATCATCGCGATCGCCGGCGTGCTGACCGACTCCACGGCGACGGTCATCGGCGCGATGATCATCGCGCCGCTCGGGACCCCGATCCTGGCGATCGGCCTCGGCATCGTCACCGGGCACCTCCGCCTGGTGGTGCGCTCCATCCTGTGGGTGCTGCTGGGCCTTGCCATCGTGATCGTGCTGGGCCTCGTCTTCTCGATCTTCGTCGCGACGCCCGAGAGCCTCGAGACCAACTCGCAGGTGCTCGGTCGCACCTCGCCGAGCTTCATGGACCTGGTCGCCGCGCTCGCCACCGGCTTCGCGGGCGGCTTCGCGATGTGCCGACGGGATCTCAGCGCCGTCCTCCCCGGCGTTGCGATCGCGATCTCGCTCGTCCCACCGCTCGGCGTCGTCGGCGTGTGCGCCGGGCAGGGGTTGTGGGCCGACGCCCTCGGCGCCCTGTGGCTGTTCCTCTCCAACGTCGTCGCCCTCGTGATCGCCGGCAGCATCGTCTTCACGCTGGCCGGCTACGCGCGTGACCCCGGCTCGTCGCCGGTCGCCGACCGGCGCCGCGCCTACGTCATCGTCACCGTGCTGGCGGTGGTGATCACGGTGCCGCTGGCGGTGAACTCGGCGGTGTCGGTGGCGCTGGCCCGGTGGTCGGTGGCGATCCAGAACGCGACGACGCAATGGCTCGACGACGAGGGCGCCCGGGTGTACGGGGTGAACTGGTCGGGGGCGACGGCCACCGTCGCGATCACGACCGACGACGGCACGACACCGCCGATCGACGAGCTCCGCGAGTCGCTCGCGAGCGTGCTGCCGTCTCTCGTCGGGGTCGTCATCGACGTCGGTCAGGGCGTCGAGATCACGGTCCAGTAG
- a CDS encoding heme-binding protein, with amino-acid sequence MGADRADATVSVTVLDAGGHLLAFRRDDNAVLISGETSTRKAYTAAQPVPHRTAPTAHADADLPVVR; translated from the coding sequence ATGGGTGCCGACCGGGCCGACGCAACCGTCAGCGTCACCGTTCTCGACGCCGGAGGCCACCTCCTCGCCTTCCGTCGCGACGACAACGCGGTGCTGATCTCCGGGGAGACCAGCACTCGCAAGGCCTACACCGCTGCTCAACCGGTACCGCATCGCACCGCGCCGACTGCGCACGCAGACGCAGACCTGCCGGTTGTGCGGTGA
- the nrdE gene encoding class 1b ribonucleoside-diphosphate reductase subunit alpha, with translation MVGTLTQTDFKTQARFEGMDYHALNAMLNLYDADGKIQFDADKRAAREYFLQHVNQNTVFFHSLKERLDYLVEKEYYEGAVLDKYSFEYIQKLNDLAYSKKFRFETFLGAFKYYTSYTLKTFDGKRYLERFEDRVVMTALALADGDEKLATALVEEIISGRFQPATPTFLNAGKAQRGELVSCFLLRIEDNMESIARGINSALQLSKRGGGVALLLSNIRESGAPIKQIENQSSGIIPVMKLLEDSFSYANQLGARQGAGAVYLNAHHPDIMRFLDTKRENADEKIRIKTLSLGVVVPDITFELAKNGEDMYLFSPYDVERVYGVPFGDISVTEKYREMVDDPRIKKTKINAREFFQTLAEIQFESGYPYIMFEDTVNKANPIKGRINMSNLCSEILQVNTPTTFNEDLSYDQIGKDISCNLGSLNIALAMDGGDLAKTVDTSIRALTAVSDQSHIRSVRSIEDGNDRSHAIGLGQMNLHGYLAREHVYYGSEEGVDFTNIYFYSVLFHALTASNKIAIERGETFDGFADSTYASGEFFDKYIEQEWVPATAKVAEMFEGHHIPTQDDWRALKASIQQHGIYNQNLQAVPPTGSISYINNSTSSIHPIAAKIEIRKEGKLGRVYYPAAFMTNDNLEYYQDAYEIGYEKVIDTYAAATQHVDQGLSLTLFFKDTATTRDINKAQIYAWRKGIKTIYYIRLRQMALEGTDMSECVSCTL, from the coding sequence ATGGTGGGAACTCTGACGCAGACCGACTTCAAGACACAGGCACGCTTCGAGGGCATGGACTACCACGCCCTCAACGCGATGCTCAACCTGTACGACGCCGACGGCAAGATCCAGTTCGACGCCGACAAGCGCGCGGCGCGGGAGTACTTCCTGCAGCACGTGAACCAGAACACGGTGTTCTTCCACTCGCTCAAGGAGCGGCTCGACTACCTGGTCGAGAAGGAGTACTACGAGGGCGCCGTGCTCGACAAGTACTCGTTCGAGTACATCCAGAAGCTCAACGACCTCGCCTACTCGAAGAAGTTCCGCTTCGAGACCTTCCTGGGCGCGTTCAAGTACTACACGAGCTACACGCTCAAGACCTTCGACGGCAAGCGCTACCTCGAGCGCTTCGAGGACCGCGTCGTCATGACCGCGCTCGCGCTGGCCGACGGCGACGAGAAGCTGGCCACCGCGCTCGTGGAGGAGATCATCTCGGGCCGGTTCCAGCCCGCGACCCCCACGTTCCTCAATGCCGGCAAGGCGCAGCGCGGCGAGCTCGTCTCGTGCTTCCTGCTGCGCATCGAAGACAACATGGAGTCGATCGCCCGCGGCATCAACTCCGCCCTGCAGCTGTCCAAGCGCGGCGGCGGCGTGGCCCTGCTGCTGTCGAACATCCGCGAGTCGGGTGCGCCGATCAAGCAGATCGAGAACCAGTCGAGCGGCATCATCCCGGTGATGAAGCTCCTCGAAGACTCCTTCTCGTACGCCAACCAGCTCGGCGCGCGTCAGGGTGCCGGTGCCGTGTACCTCAACGCGCACCACCCGGACATCATGCGGTTCCTCGACACGAAGCGCGAGAACGCCGACGAGAAGATCCGCATCAAGACGCTGTCGCTGGGCGTCGTCGTCCCCGACATCACGTTCGAGCTCGCCAAGAACGGCGAGGACATGTACCTGTTCTCCCCGTACGACGTGGAGCGCGTCTACGGCGTGCCGTTCGGCGACATCTCGGTCACCGAGAAGTACCGCGAGATGGTCGACGACCCGCGCATCAAGAAGACGAAGATCAACGCGCGCGAGTTCTTCCAGACCCTCGCCGAGATCCAGTTCGAGTCGGGCTACCCGTACATCATGTTCGAGGACACGGTGAACAAGGCCAACCCGATCAAGGGCCGGATCAACATGTCGAACCTGTGCTCCGAGATCCTGCAGGTCAACACGCCGACCACGTTCAACGAGGACCTGTCGTACGACCAGATCGGCAAGGACATCTCGTGCAACCTGGGCTCGCTCAACATCGCCCTGGCGATGGACGGCGGCGACCTCGCGAAGACGGTGGACACCAGCATCCGTGCCCTCACCGCGGTGAGCGACCAGAGCCACATCCGCTCGGTCCGCTCCATCGAGGACGGCAACGACCGCTCGCACGCGATCGGCCTGGGCCAGATGAACCTGCACGGCTACCTCGCCCGTGAGCACGTCTACTACGGGTCGGAAGAGGGAGTCGACTTCACGAACATCTACTTCTACTCCGTGCTGTTCCACGCGCTGACCGCGTCGAACAAGATCGCGATCGAGCGAGGGGAGACCTTCGACGGGTTCGCCGACTCGACGTACGCCTCGGGCGAGTTCTTCGACAAGTACATCGAGCAGGAGTGGGTGCCGGCGACGGCCAAGGTCGCCGAGATGTTCGAGGGCCACCACATCCCCACGCAGGACGACTGGCGCGCGCTGAAGGCATCGATCCAGCAGCACGGCATCTACAACCAGAACCTGCAGGCGGTGCCGCCGACCGGCTCGATCTCGTACATCAACAACTCGACGTCGTCGATCCACCCGATCGCGGCGAAGATCGAGATCCGCAAGGAAGGCAAGCTCGGCCGCGTCTACTACCCGGCGGCGTTCATGACGAACGACAACCTGGAGTATTACCAGGACGCGTACGAGATCGGCTACGAGAAGGTCATCGACACGTACGCCGCCGCCACCCAGCACGTCGACCAAGGGCTGTCGCTCACGCTTTTCTTCAAGGACACCGCGACCACGCGAGACATCAACAAGGCCCAGATCTACGCGTGGCGCAAGGGCATCAAGACGATCTACTACATCCGCCTCCGCCAGATGGCCCTCGAGGGCACGGACATGAGCGAGTGCGTTTCGTGCACGCTCTGA
- the nrdH gene encoding glutaredoxin-like protein NrdH, which translates to MAITVYTKPACVQCTATYRALDSKGIEYEIHDLSEDPAALEQVKALGYLQAPVVITDEDHWSGFRPDKIDELASRLA; encoded by the coding sequence ATGGCGATCACGGTTTACACGAAGCCCGCGTGCGTGCAGTGCACGGCGACGTATCGAGCACTCGACTCCAAGGGGATCGAGTACGAAATCCACGACCTCTCCGAGGACCCCGCGGCCCTCGAGCAGGTCAAGGCGCTGGGCTACCTCCAGGCGCCGGTCGTCATCACCGATGAGGACCACTGGTCGGGCTTCCGTCCCGACAAGATCGACGAGCTCGCCTCGCGTCTGGCCTGA
- a CDS encoding extracellular solute-binding protein gives MTTAAIALSGCGAGGGGGEPAADDGALTVVVEGGGKAELQPIADLYKDETGTEVTLVELPYAGLYDRISSELQAGNPSFDIAALDAIWLPAFAPGLAPLDDLYTDDVESDLFGGLVSESQVDGTFVGMPVWTNSEILFYRTDLFEDPKNMADFEAKYGYPLSAPTTWEQYRDIAEFFTRDTDGDGAIDLYGTDVKGAVETEWLATVSQAGEENMVIDTDSGEVTIDDAAHKEALDYYVSLLPYAPSGAAQLDWAGAQNLFYQGKLAMMRFWGHAYRQTPEDSAVKDAIGVAPMIGGPGGVAGVPGAWYLSVPASGAKQDEAKDFIAFAYERNDLAADTSLGLVARKSAFESKQGEAGFENYPALVTTLEAPQSLPRPATAQWQEIVDSVLVPMIQKAVEPGADTAQLLSDAKSQIESIAQ, from the coding sequence GTGACGACCGCAGCCATCGCACTGAGCGGTTGCGGCGCCGGAGGCGGTGGTGGTGAACCCGCCGCTGACGACGGTGCGCTGACCGTCGTGGTCGAGGGTGGCGGAAAGGCTGAACTGCAGCCGATCGCCGATCTGTACAAGGATGAGACGGGTACGGAGGTCACCCTCGTGGAACTTCCGTACGCGGGGCTCTACGACCGCATCTCGTCCGAGCTGCAGGCAGGAAACCCCTCTTTCGACATCGCCGCGCTCGACGCGATCTGGCTTCCCGCCTTCGCGCCCGGGCTGGCGCCGCTGGACGACCTGTACACCGACGACGTCGAGTCCGACCTGTTCGGCGGCCTGGTGAGCGAGTCGCAGGTGGATGGCACGTTCGTCGGCATGCCGGTCTGGACGAACTCCGAGATCCTCTTCTACCGCACCGACCTCTTCGAGGACCCGAAGAATATGGCCGATTTCGAGGCGAAGTACGGCTATCCCTTGAGCGCGCCGACCACGTGGGAGCAGTACCGCGATATCGCGGAGTTCTTCACCCGCGACACCGACGGCGACGGTGCGATCGATCTGTACGGCACCGATGTGAAGGGTGCCGTCGAGACGGAGTGGCTGGCCACGGTGTCGCAGGCCGGTGAAGAGAACATGGTGATCGACACCGACAGCGGCGAGGTGACGATCGACGACGCCGCGCACAAGGAAGCGCTCGACTACTACGTCAGCCTGCTCCCGTACGCTCCGTCCGGCGCCGCGCAGCTCGACTGGGCGGGAGCACAGAATCTCTTCTACCAGGGCAAGCTCGCGATGATGCGATTCTGGGGCCATGCCTATCGGCAGACGCCGGAGGATTCGGCCGTGAAGGACGCCATCGGCGTCGCCCCGATGATCGGGGGCCCCGGTGGCGTGGCGGGAGTGCCCGGCGCGTGGTACCTGTCGGTCCCCGCGTCGGGAGCCAAGCAGGACGAGGCGAAGGACTTCATCGCGTTCGCGTACGAGCGCAATGACCTCGCTGCCGATACCTCGTTGGGCCTGGTCGCCCGCAAGAGCGCGTTCGAGAGCAAGCAAGGGGAAGCCGGATTCGAGAACTATCCCGCTCTGGTCACCACGCTGGAGGCGCCGCAGTCGCTGCCCCGGCCGGCGACTGCGCAGTGGCAGGAGATCGTCGACTCCGTGCTCGTGCCGATGATCCAGAAGGCCGTCGAGCCGGGAGCTGACACCGCGCAGCTCCTGTCGGACGCCAAGTCCCAGATCGAGTCGATCGCCCAGTAG
- a CDS encoding alpha/beta hydrolase: protein MPAPVTLPRLAWGSASAERRALLIHGLGSNGALMWRYGSALADAGWRADAVDLRGHGTAPRTLDYTLDAYAADVAAIRPDAGVWDLVIGHSLGGAASVLAAAADPSWTRRLVLIDPALSLTDHDRDIVRDSQTRSFDDPSQAAVRAEHPHWHPQDIELKALSAQQASRWAVEQTSAQNPEWDVTDAALRIAVPTHIIASDPAVYSIFRGKPAEAAVAPNPHFSVSVIADAGHSPHRDRPEATIEALFAVLV from the coding sequence ATGCCCGCCCCCGTCACCCTTCCCCGCCTGGCGTGGGGTTCGGCCTCGGCTGAGCGCCGCGCACTGCTCATCCACGGCCTCGGCTCGAACGGAGCGCTCATGTGGCGCTACGGCTCGGCTCTCGCCGATGCCGGATGGCGGGCGGATGCCGTAGACCTGCGCGGACACGGCACGGCTCCGCGCACGCTGGACTACACGCTCGACGCCTACGCCGCGGACGTCGCGGCGATCCGCCCCGACGCCGGTGTGTGGGACCTGGTGATCGGCCACTCGCTGGGGGGCGCAGCATCCGTCCTCGCCGCAGCGGCCGACCCGTCATGGACGCGTCGTCTCGTCCTGATCGACCCCGCGCTCTCGCTCACGGATCACGATCGCGACATCGTGCGCGACAGTCAGACCCGCTCGTTCGACGATCCGTCGCAGGCGGCCGTGCGGGCCGAGCACCCCCACTGGCACCCGCAGGACATCGAGCTGAAGGCCCTGTCGGCGCAGCAGGCCAGCCGTTGGGCCGTGGAGCAGACGAGCGCGCAGAATCCGGAGTGGGACGTGACGGATGCTGCGCTCCGCATCGCCGTTCCGACCCACATCATCGCGTCCGACCCGGCGGTGTACTCGATCTTCCGCGGCAAGCCCGCCGAGGCCGCCGTCGCGCCGAACCCGCACTTCTCGGTCTCGGTCATCGCCGATGCAGGGCACTCGCCTCACCGCGACCGGCCGGAGGCCACCATCGAGGCGCTGTTCGCCGTGCTCGTCTGA